A genomic segment from Sulfitobacter mediterraneus encodes:
- a CDS encoding AMP-binding protein, translating into MTILNESIADQIQKFGVNDTSAEQADLSPQDGKSYVKGPTHPPLAFATIPQLLQDAVARYGPRDALVFPDRTLSYYDLDRAVDALASGLLALGLEKGDRVGIWSPNRLEWVLTQFATARIGAILVNINPAYRLSELEYALNKVGCKALVLAPAFKSSDYLGMIRTLAPELATAERGKLHAAKLPHLRHVIVMGEAPADQGIWPFDALSELGGPAQQLRLPQIGATLEPDDAINIQFTSGTTGQPKGATLSHYNVVNNARFVTDRIKLTENDRLAIPVPLYHCFGMVMGVLGAVSKGAAMVFPGEGFDAAQTLDALAKERCTALYGVPTMFVAMLQDLEATPRDLSAMRTGVMAGAPCPVDVMKAVNSVMHMDEVTICYGMTETAPVSFQSFVDDPVTQRCETVGRVHPHLEVKIVDENGQIVPAGTQGELCTRGYSVMKGYWDDPGRSAEAIRDGWMHTGDLAVFDENGFCTITGRVKDMIIRGGENIYPREIEEFLYSHPQVREAQVFGIPDDRLGEEVCAWVVAADGANLTPDALRQFCQGQIAHFKVPRHIRVVEELPMTITGKPQKFVMRDQMVEMLAAERAT; encoded by the coding sequence ATGACCATTTTGAACGAAAGCATTGCAGACCAGATCCAGAAGTTTGGGGTGAATGACACCAGCGCGGAGCAGGCCGATCTGTCGCCGCAAGATGGCAAATCCTATGTGAAAGGCCCCACACACCCGCCGCTGGCTTTCGCCACCATCCCCCAGTTGTTGCAGGATGCCGTGGCGCGGTACGGGCCAAGGGATGCGCTGGTGTTTCCCGATCGCACACTCAGCTATTATGATCTCGACCGCGCTGTGGATGCATTGGCCTCCGGCCTTTTGGCGCTGGGCCTCGAAAAAGGGGACAGGGTAGGCATCTGGTCGCCCAACCGTTTGGAATGGGTGCTGACGCAGTTCGCCACCGCGCGGATCGGCGCGATCCTGGTCAACATCAATCCGGCTTACAGATTGTCCGAACTCGAATATGCGCTCAACAAAGTGGGGTGCAAAGCACTTGTACTGGCCCCTGCCTTTAAGAGTTCCGATTATCTGGGAATGATCCGGACCCTTGCGCCAGAGTTGGCTACGGCGGAGCGGGGCAAGCTTCATGCCGCCAAACTGCCGCATCTGCGGCATGTCATCGTGATGGGAGAGGCGCCCGCCGACCAGGGGATCTGGCCATTTGATGCCCTGTCCGAACTCGGCGGCCCGGCCCAGCAACTGCGCCTGCCGCAGATCGGCGCCACGCTGGAGCCTGATGATGCGATCAACATCCAGTTCACCTCTGGCACAACCGGACAGCCCAAAGGTGCCACTCTTTCGCACTACAACGTGGTTAACAACGCGCGGTTTGTCACCGACCGGATCAAACTGACCGAAAATGACCGGTTGGCGATTCCCGTGCCGCTTTATCATTGTTTTGGCATGGTCATGGGCGTTCTGGGGGCTGTCAGCAAAGGCGCGGCCATGGTCTTCCCCGGAGAGGGGTTTGATGCGGCGCAAACCTTGGACGCATTGGCAAAGGAACGCTGCACCGCGCTTTACGGTGTGCCGACGATGTTTGTGGCCATGTTGCAAGACCTTGAAGCAACGCCGCGCGATCTTTCGGCGATGCGCACAGGGGTCATGGCCGGGGCGCCATGCCCGGTGGATGTGATGAAAGCGGTCAATTCCGTGATGCATATGGATGAGGTCACAATTTGCTATGGCATGACCGAAACCGCGCCGGTGTCCTTCCAAAGTTTTGTCGATGATCCGGTGACCCAGCGCTGCGAAACAGTCGGGCGGGTGCATCCGCATCTGGAGGTCAAGATTGTCGATGAGAACGGGCAGATTGTGCCCGCAGGAACCCAGGGCGAGCTGTGCACGCGCGGCTATTCAGTGATGAAGGGCTATTGGGACGATCCGGGTCGCAGCGCCGAGGCGATCCGCGATGGCTGGATGCACACCGGAGATCTGGCTGTGTTTGACGAAAACGGATTCTGTACCATCACCGGGCGCGTAAAGGATATGATCATTCGGGGCGGCGAAAACATCTATCCCCGGGAGATTGAAGAGTTCTTGTATTCCCATCCGCAAGTCCGCGAGGCGCAGGTTTTTGGTATACCGGATGACCGACTGGGCGAAGAGGTTTGTGCATGGGTGGTCGCGGCAGATGGCGCAAATCTGACGCCGGATGCACTGCGCCAATTCTGTCAGGGCCAGATCGCCCATTTCAAGGTGCCGCGGCACATCCGCGTGGTTGAAGAGCTGCCAATGACGATCACCGGTAAGCCGCAGAAGTTTGTTATGCGGGATCAGATGGTCGAGATGCTGGCCGCAGAACGGGCGACCTGA
- a CDS encoding LacI family DNA-binding transcriptional regulator, with the protein MKATISDIAAAADVSTATVDRVLNGRSGVKAANRYRVLDAAAKLGYLPETGDLWMPAKPARLEFFLPVGGNRFLENLAFQIEDYCLRLPLVSECKVTRLPDASPSTLLAALDDLDPKTAGLGVVAVDDPKTRAAIQRLVEAGVRVVTIASDLPSSMRANYVGVDNRIAGRTAAKLMGSMLSKQNAKIALFLGSRRYRGHDERESGFRSVLSEEFPHLQVIDAVEINDDAQRGYQRAASILARHPDLGGIYVAGGGRSGVIKAVEDRGDVDGLVLFCHDLTDQTRKFLLNNRVSVVIDQNARLMAEQATIQLLGSLASTAPYLTKKFIEPRVITRENIPAM; encoded by the coding sequence ATGAAAGCGACCATAAGTGACATCGCGGCAGCCGCCGACGTCTCCACAGCGACTGTAGACCGGGTATTGAACGGCAGGTCCGGTGTGAAAGCGGCCAATCGGTACAGAGTGCTGGATGCAGCGGCCAAGCTTGGTTATTTGCCCGAAACCGGTGATCTGTGGATGCCTGCCAAACCCGCCCGGTTGGAGTTCTTCCTGCCGGTTGGAGGCAATCGGTTCTTGGAAAACCTCGCCTTTCAAATTGAGGATTATTGCCTGCGTCTGCCGCTGGTTTCTGAGTGCAAAGTCACGCGGCTGCCGGATGCATCGCCGTCCACGTTGCTGGCGGCGCTGGATGATCTTGATCCAAAAACAGCCGGCCTTGGCGTTGTGGCAGTCGACGATCCCAAGACCAGAGCCGCAATCCAGCGTTTGGTTGAAGCCGGAGTGCGGGTTGTGACCATAGCATCTGATCTGCCCTCTTCGATGCGGGCCAATTATGTTGGTGTGGACAACCGGATCGCGGGGCGCACCGCCGCCAAGTTGATGGGATCAATGCTCAGCAAGCAGAATGCCAAGATCGCGCTGTTCCTGGGGTCAAGGCGTTACCGCGGCCACGATGAGCGGGAATCCGGTTTCCGTTCGGTATTGTCCGAAGAGTTTCCGCATCTGCAGGTGATTGATGCCGTTGAGATCAATGACGATGCACAACGTGGCTATCAGCGGGCGGCGTCTATCCTTGCCCGCCATCCTGATTTGGGTGGAATCTATGTCGCGGGCGGCGGTCGGTCAGGGGTGATCAAAGCGGTGGAGGACAGAGGGGATGTCGACGGACTGGTTTTGTTTTGCCATGATTTGACGGACCAGACCCGAAAATTCCTTCTGAACAATCGGGTCAGCGTCGTCATCGATCAAAACGCCAGGTTGATGGCTGAACAGGCCACCATCCAGCTGCTTGGCTCACTGGCCTCGACCGCGCCCTATTTGACCAAAAAGTTCATTGAACCACGGGTCATCACAAGGGAGAATATCCCCGCCATGTGA
- a CDS encoding Gfo/Idh/MocA family protein — MSDDSADSDTYALKSGALPEIAAPEVNYLPPAPKTYRPKIGMIGTGGISNSHLDAYRNAGWEVAGLWNRSRDKAEAKAAEFCPDAQIFDDVQSLLERDDIDVLDITLPTEVRAPVIEAALKAGKHVLSQKPFVSDLDTGEALVKLAEDQGVQLAVNQNGRWSPHMAWMRNACRDGVVGDVISVHASLHWNHGWTAGTPFDKIEDLILYDFGIHWFDFLSSIVGDRAESVTASAAHARGQANTTQLLAQALIKMDGGQASLVFDGGTPHGPRDTTYIGGTEGSIVANGPDLGSQSVTLTTGEGIAHPKLQGTWFNDGFQGAMGALLCAIEEGRAPVNSARENLTSLALTFAAIASRKTGQEVRIGDVRSLP; from the coding sequence ATGAGTGACGATTCTGCCGATAGCGATACCTATGCACTGAAATCCGGCGCCCTGCCCGAAATCGCCGCGCCGGAGGTGAATTACCTGCCGCCCGCGCCCAAAACTTATCGCCCAAAGATCGGGATGATCGGCACAGGTGGCATTTCGAACAGCCACCTTGATGCCTATCGCAATGCAGGTTGGGAAGTTGCAGGCCTGTGGAACCGCAGCCGCGACAAGGCCGAGGCAAAAGCCGCCGAGTTTTGCCCAGATGCGCAGATCTTTGACGATGTGCAGTCCCTTCTGGAACGAGATGACATCGACGTTCTCGACATCACCTTGCCGACCGAGGTCCGCGCCCCGGTAATCGAAGCGGCCTTGAAGGCAGGCAAACATGTCCTCAGCCAAAAGCCGTTTGTGTCCGATCTTGATACCGGCGAGGCGCTGGTCAAGCTCGCGGAAGACCAAGGCGTGCAATTGGCGGTAAACCAAAACGGCCGCTGGTCGCCGCATATGGCGTGGATGCGCAACGCCTGCCGGGACGGTGTGGTTGGCGATGTCATATCCGTGCACGCCTCCCTGCATTGGAACCACGGCTGGACCGCCGGCACACCGTTTGACAAGATCGAAGACCTGATCCTTTACGATTTTGGCATCCATTGGTTCGATTTCCTGTCCTCCATCGTTGGGGATCGCGCCGAGAGTGTGACCGCCTCAGCCGCCCATGCCCGCGGTCAGGCCAACACCACGCAACTGCTCGCGCAGGCGTTGATCAAAATGGACGGCGGTCAAGCCAGCCTTGTTTTTGATGGCGGCACGCCGCATGGCCCCCGCGACACCACTTACATCGGTGGAACCGAGGGCAGTATCGTGGCCAATGGTCCCGACCTTGGCAGCCAGTCTGTGACCCTGACCACAGGCGAGGGTATCGCCCATCCCAAACTACAAGGCACATGGTTCAATGACGGGTTTCAAGGCGCGATGGGCGCTTTGCTTTGTGCCATCGAAGAGGGTCGCGCTCCGGTCAATTCGGCACGCGAAAACCTGACCTCACTGGCGCTGACCTTCGCCGCAATCGCCTCACGGAAAACTGGGCAGGAGGTTCGGATTGGCGACGTGCGCAGCCTGCCCTAG
- a CDS encoding Gfo/Idh/MocA family protein has translation MTKFRVVGISFDHMHMGDLLRMVHAHPEAEIAGIYDPDRAKMQTAIDAFDLPEDRVFTDFDACMAAGPYDMALLCVATAQHAEMTERLAPHGCHVLVEKPFAASADDARRMISAMQGTGKQMLINWPLRWVESHVTAKRLIDEGLIGELREVHFYDGNRGPLYHLADKVEVSPEEVERQKPDSWWYKKASGGGALLDYMGYGATLGTWYMDGEAPLEVTCTVDEAAGIEVDQHAIAVCRYARGLSKMETRWGTFTDPWAIQPQPTCGFVFVGSDGTISSPDYASHVTVQTRDRPERHEIAADPLPAGETNVIEYAVSRLNRGDAIDGPLAPDLCLTAQRIVDTAMQSATEKRTLSLLP, from the coding sequence ATGACCAAATTTCGCGTCGTTGGAATTAGCTTTGATCACATGCACATGGGCGATCTTTTGCGGATGGTGCATGCGCACCCCGAAGCGGAGATCGCAGGAATCTACGATCCCGACCGCGCCAAGATGCAGACGGCGATTGATGCGTTTGATCTGCCTGAAGATCGCGTCTTTACCGATTTCGACGCCTGCATGGCAGCCGGCCCTTATGACATGGCATTGCTTTGTGTGGCCACCGCCCAACACGCCGAGATGACCGAGCGGTTGGCGCCGCATGGATGTCATGTTCTTGTAGAAAAGCCCTTTGCGGCCTCGGCAGATGATGCCCGGCGGATGATTTCGGCGATGCAAGGCACCGGCAAACAAATGCTGATCAACTGGCCCCTGCGCTGGGTCGAAAGTCACGTGACCGCCAAGCGTCTGATTGACGAGGGGCTCATTGGCGAGCTGCGCGAGGTGCATTTTTATGACGGCAATCGCGGCCCGCTTTATCATCTGGCCGACAAGGTCGAGGTTAGCCCCGAAGAGGTCGAACGCCAGAAGCCGGACTCCTGGTGGTACAAGAAGGCGTCCGGTGGCGGCGCTTTGTTGGATTACATGGGATACGGCGCAACGCTAGGCACCTGGTACATGGACGGTGAAGCGCCATTGGAAGTAACCTGCACCGTGGATGAAGCCGCCGGGATCGAGGTGGATCAACACGCCATCGCCGTGTGCCGTTACGCCCGAGGTCTGTCCAAGATGGAAACCCGTTGGGGCACATTTACCGACCCATGGGCGATCCAGCCGCAACCGACCTGCGGCTTTGTGTTTGTTGGCTCCGATGGGACCATATCCTCGCCCGATTATGCCAGCCACGTCACCGTGCAAACGCGGGACCGCCCCGAACGACATGAGATTGCTGCCGATCCGCTGCCCGCAGGCGAGACCAATGTCATCGAATACGCCGTCAGCCGCCTCAATCGGGGCGACGCCATCGACGGCCCGCTGGCCCCTGATCTGTGCCTGACTGCGCAGCGCATCGTCGATACGGCCATGCAATCGGCCACAGAAAAACGGACATTGAGCTTGCTGCCATGA
- a CDS encoding ABC transporter permease: MNMATTDSSMIRFGRFLRDNPVIPLLAFLVLMIAVLEVIRPGIVTPFRAGRDGLISTFWVGNLIKFAIPLAMLAACQVLTMLTAGIDLSAGIVATVAAFVCATLSSIWGPVPAVLVAMSMGLVVGVVNGIGVGIVRVHPLIMTLGTGLIATGCMQVYQRLVINAGSDIPAALSWLGTGRTLSMPNGLFLFVPFALFIFWLMRFTGFGRLLFALGSNENAAKLSGVRSWQVYIALYALSGLIAALAGLLYLGMIRQTSLSLATPLLLPSVAAAVIGGTSIFGGRGSFAGAIVGALIIRVLDTMLTLMQMPEGARTMLFGLIILTVTAIYVRITGSR, encoded by the coding sequence ATGAACATGGCAACGACCGATTCATCGATGATCCGCTTCGGCCGCTTTCTGCGCGACAATCCGGTCATTCCGCTTTTGGCCTTTCTGGTCTTGATGATCGCGGTTCTCGAGGTGATCCGCCCCGGCATCGTGACGCCGTTTCGCGCGGGCCGGGATGGCCTGATCTCGACCTTCTGGGTCGGCAACCTGATCAAGTTCGCAATCCCGCTTGCGATGCTGGCGGCCTGTCAGGTCTTGACCATGCTGACCGCCGGCATTGACCTGTCGGCAGGTATTGTCGCGACCGTGGCTGCCTTTGTCTGTGCAACCCTATCGTCCATTTGGGGGCCGGTCCCCGCCGTGCTGGTTGCGATGTCGATGGGACTTGTGGTTGGTGTGGTTAATGGTATCGGCGTAGGCATCGTGCGGGTGCATCCGCTGATCATGACGCTGGGTACCGGCCTGATCGCGACCGGCTGTATGCAGGTCTATCAGCGCCTTGTGATCAATGCCGGATCTGACATCCCCGCCGCTCTGTCATGGCTTGGCACGGGTCGCACGCTGTCTATGCCGAATGGCTTGTTTTTGTTCGTGCCCTTCGCGCTCTTTATCTTTTGGCTCATGCGCTTTACCGGATTTGGCCGTTTGCTTTTTGCGCTTGGCTCTAACGAGAACGCGGCCAAGCTGTCCGGGGTGCGGTCATGGCAGGTCTATATTGCACTCTATGCCCTTTCAGGTCTGATCGCCGCACTGGCCGGCTTGCTTTATCTTGGCATGATCCGCCAAACCTCGCTGAGCCTCGCCACGCCGTTGTTGCTGCCATCCGTGGCTGCGGCGGTGATTGGCGGAACCTCGATCTTTGGCGGGCGTGGCAGCTTTGCCGGAGCGATTGTCGGCGCGTTGATCATCCGGGTTCTCGATACGATGCTGACCCTGATGCAAATGCCCGAAGGCGCCCGCACGATGTTGTTCGGGCTCATTATTCTTACCGTGACTGCCATCTATGTGCGCATCACGGGCAGTCGATAG
- a CDS encoding ABC transporter permease — MTDIIKKNAWVAGLFALLIVLLVLTKVIQPSFGMSGLESVARAALPFAFATAGMAVVVIVGGIDLSVASMMAVCAVTAAVLMERMAGVPAILIVLALGFVMGLINGGLIVLTRVPDIVVTLAMLFVWEGVALLILESPGGATTEWLKQSIRGSVIPFVPNALAIIAACVAVVWIPLRRSKLGISIYATGSDDLAAFRSGVAVGRTKIMAYGVCGIFCAFGGLSLASLTGIGEPVPGPYLMASVAAVVLGGVVLGGGRGGLLGPIIAVFILRIVRTILTLLAVDPNVTTIIEGTIMVGVVMLGTAATLRGARK, encoded by the coding sequence GTGACCGATATTATCAAGAAAAATGCATGGGTTGCTGGCCTTTTCGCCCTGCTCATCGTGCTGTTGGTTCTGACCAAGGTCATCCAACCCTCTTTTGGCATGTCTGGCCTCGAAAGCGTGGCCCGCGCCGCCCTGCCCTTTGCCTTTGCCACCGCTGGCATGGCGGTGGTCGTCATCGTTGGCGGCATCGACCTTTCGGTTGCCTCCATGATGGCGGTCTGCGCGGTCACAGCGGCCGTATTGATGGAAAGGATGGCCGGCGTGCCTGCCATCCTGATCGTATTGGCCTTGGGGTTTGTCATGGGTCTGATCAACGGCGGGCTGATCGTACTGACGCGCGTGCCTGACATCGTCGTGACATTGGCAATGCTCTTTGTCTGGGAAGGTGTTGCCCTGCTCATCTTGGAATCGCCAGGTGGCGCAACAACCGAATGGCTCAAGCAAAGTATTCGCGGCAGCGTGATCCCCTTTGTGCCCAACGCGCTGGCGATCATTGCCGCATGCGTGGCGGTGGTCTGGATCCCGCTGCGCCGCTCGAAACTGGGCATCTCGATCTACGCCACCGGCTCGGACGATCTGGCCGCGTTCCGCTCTGGCGTGGCGGTTGGACGCACCAAGATCATGGCCTATGGCGTCTGCGGGATCTTCTGCGCCTTTGGTGGGCTCAGCCTCGCCTCGCTCACCGGGATCGGGGAGCCGGTGCCGGGGCCATATCTGATGGCATCGGTCGCGGCCGTGGTTCTGGGCGGTGTGGTTCTGGGCGGAGGTCGCGGCGGATTGCTTGGTCCGATCATCGCGGTCTTTATCTTGCGGATCGTGCGGACGATCCTGACACTTTTGGCTGTTGACCCAAATGTCACAACCATCATCGAAGGCACCATCATGGTGGGTGTTGTGATGTTGGGCACAGCCGCAACTTTGCGGGGAGCCAGAAAATGA
- a CDS encoding sugar ABC transporter ATP-binding protein, with amino-acid sequence MNANQILDASGIAKSFGAVKALVDASLSVSEGEIVALMGANGAGKSTFVKIITGALNPDSGKVLIRGKQARVGSPAEARRSGLVPVYQEPSLIPDLDVADNLRLTDTPVAPFERWVKELGIEGLALSDMVGDLPLATLRILDLARALASEPDVLLLDEMTAALPSDLVERVLKVTRQQADKGMGVIYVSHRFNEISELCDRATVLRDGRTVGDLVIEPGVEDRAVELMLGQRLDLAAREVDKTRGTIGDTPRVRVKGVAIAPKVSDISFDMYPGEVLGVVALEGQGQDELFECMAGFMPPTAGSIEVNGTTTAFRHPADAIAAGVKFVPGDRADALLAQRSVRENIALPFSARMSSWGWLNMRHERERVAHAIDRLQIDTRAQGEVQRLSGGNQQKVTIGRWLATGVETLLLFDPTRGIDVRTKRQIYPLVRELAEQGSSVLFYTSELEEIPLACDRAVVIFNGRVVDIIDAENADEQTLLRAAYGLTAQEGAA; translated from the coding sequence ATGAACGCAAATCAGATCCTAGATGCCAGCGGCATCGCCAAAAGCTTTGGCGCTGTCAAAGCGCTCGTTGATGCCAGCCTCAGTGTCTCGGAGGGCGAGATTGTCGCGCTGATGGGTGCCAACGGCGCAGGCAAATCGACATTTGTGAAAATTATAACCGGGGCGCTGAACCCGGACAGCGGCAAGGTGCTCATTCGCGGCAAGCAAGCCCGAGTTGGAAGCCCGGCCGAAGCCCGTCGTTCCGGCCTTGTGCCGGTATATCAAGAACCCTCGTTGATCCCCGATCTGGACGTTGCCGACAATCTGCGGCTGACCGATACACCCGTCGCCCCGTTTGAGCGTTGGGTCAAGGAATTGGGCATCGAGGGGCTGGCCCTGTCAGACATGGTGGGCGATCTGCCACTGGCCACTTTGCGCATTCTCGATCTGGCCCGCGCACTGGCAAGCGAGCCGGATGTGCTGTTGCTGGATGAAATGACTGCCGCATTGCCATCGGATCTGGTTGAGCGTGTGCTGAAAGTGACGCGGCAACAGGCGGACAAGGGCATGGGCGTCATCTATGTCTCGCACCGCTTTAACGAAATTTCCGAATTATGCGACCGCGCCACGGTGTTGCGCGACGGGCGAACCGTTGGCGATCTGGTCATTGAACCGGGCGTGGAGGACCGCGCCGTTGAATTGATGCTGGGTCAACGGCTCGACCTCGCAGCACGTGAAGTGGACAAAACGCGCGGCACCATCGGTGACACACCGCGGGTCCGTGTCAAGGGCGTGGCGATTGCCCCGAAGGTCAGTGATATCTCCTTTGACATGTATCCCGGCGAAGTCCTGGGTGTTGTCGCCTTGGAGGGTCAGGGACAGGACGAATTGTTTGAATGTATGGCCGGTTTTATGCCGCCCACGGCGGGCAGCATCGAAGTGAACGGCACCACCACGGCCTTTCGTCATCCGGCAGATGCGATTGCAGCGGGGGTCAAATTTGTGCCCGGCGACCGGGCTGATGCGTTGCTTGCGCAGCGGTCGGTGCGCGAGAATATCGCGCTGCCGTTTTCGGCACGGATGTCGTCTTGGGGGTGGCTCAACATGCGCCACGAACGCGAGCGGGTGGCCCATGCCATCGACCGCTTGCAGATCGATACAAGGGCGCAGGGCGAAGTGCAGCGTCTGTCCGGCGGCAACCAGCAAAAGGTCACTATCGGGCGTTGGCTGGCAACCGGCGTTGAGACGCTTTTGTTGTTTGACCCAACCCGCGGGATCGATGTGCGCACCAAGCGCCAGATCTACCCGCTGGTACGCGAATTGGCCGAACAAGGTTCATCGGTTCTGTTCTACACCTCGGAACTGGAAGAGATCCCCTTGGCCTGCGACCGCGCTGTGGTGATTTTTAACGGCCGCGTTGTTGATATCATCGACGCAGAGAATGCGGACGAGCAGACGCTGCTGAGGGCGGCCTATGGACTAACGGCACAAGAGGGCGCGGCGTGA
- a CDS encoding ABC transporter substrate-binding protein, whose translation MKKLLTSAAALAIAATMAPAAFAADYTIGISNTVQGNGWREQMICAMRAQALVEEDVSNLIVAHRNTDSAGQLEDLNNLIEAGVDAIVLNPSNPDALNSALEMAMEKGIVVVAVDAGVSAEGAYILSNNQEEYAYLGAKWLFEQVGGKGDIVYMRGIAGVSADSDRDNGFKRALAEYPGINVVHEVFTGWQQDQGKQQMFDYLATGIPFDGVWTSGIDNVIVDAFVESGAPLVPIVGADNAGFVQYLSEVDGLTGAAVTNPGSVGGAGVALAVDILNGKAPSEKTVLVDPVLWENASDEGRATITAAQNPNLDPEWPVSVTVPGWTDYTMDQIIACKGPGDS comes from the coding sequence ATGAAGAAACTACTCACAAGCGCGGCGGCTCTTGCGATCGCGGCCACCATGGCCCCGGCGGCATTCGCGGCGGATTATACCATCGGCATATCCAATACTGTGCAGGGCAATGGTTGGCGCGAGCAGATGATCTGCGCCATGCGTGCGCAGGCACTGGTCGAAGAGGATGTGTCCAATCTGATCGTGGCACACCGCAACACTGATTCCGCAGGTCAGTTGGAAGATCTCAACAACCTGATTGAGGCGGGCGTAGACGCGATTGTTCTCAACCCATCCAACCCCGACGCATTGAACTCTGCGCTGGAAATGGCGATGGAAAAAGGCATCGTTGTGGTCGCGGTTGACGCGGGTGTGTCGGCGGAAGGTGCCTACATCCTGTCCAACAACCAGGAAGAATATGCTTATCTCGGCGCCAAGTGGCTGTTTGAGCAGGTCGGCGGCAAGGGCGACATCGTCTATATGCGCGGCATTGCCGGTGTCTCGGCAGACAGTGACCGTGACAATGGTTTCAAGCGGGCCTTGGCAGAATACCCAGGTATCAACGTTGTCCATGAAGTGTTCACCGGCTGGCAGCAGGACCAGGGCAAGCAACAGATGTTTGACTATCTGGCAACGGGCATTCCGTTTGACGGCGTCTGGACCTCTGGCATCGACAACGTGATCGTGGATGCCTTTGTTGAATCCGGTGCACCGTTGGTGCCGATCGTCGGTGCTGACAACGCGGGCTTTGTTCAATACCTGAGCGAAGTGGACGGACTTACCGGCGCTGCCGTGACCAACCCCGGCTCGGTTGGCGGTGCGGGCGTTGCGCTTGCAGTCGACATTCTCAATGGCAAAGCGCCAAGCGAGAAAACCGTGCTGGTTGATCCGGTTCTTTGGGAAAATGCCTCTGACGAGGGCCGTGCCACGATCACCGCGGCGCAGAACCCGAACCTCGATCCTGAATGGCCCGTGTCCGTCACTGTGCCGGGCTGGACCGATTACACGATGGATCAGATCATCGCCTGTAAAGGCCCAGGCGACAGCTGA
- a CDS encoding sugar phosphate isomerase/epimerase family protein: protein MKLGILSVPFEDQGLMEVADWASTNGFSAMEIACWPKSSGDKRRYAGTCHINVDGLSAAQGKDIKDGLEAKGIEVSGLGFYPNPLHAEAAHREDVIAHLKKVITAAGVMGVPVVNTFVGGDRTLNVDENWARAQEIFGPVVAHAKDAGVKLCFENCPMIFSYDEWPGGHNIAYSPKIWRRIFEEWGTDVGMNFDPSHLIWQFIDQTRFIKEFGPQIGHVHAKDLMIDHDGLYENGIMSAGMGWQVPRLCGLGDVNWSDFFSGLYRAGYDGPVIIEHEDRLFEGTDEKVKRGFLLARDVLQPFIK, encoded by the coding sequence ATGAAACTTGGGATTCTGAGTGTGCCATTTGAAGACCAGGGCCTGATGGAGGTTGCCGATTGGGCAAGCACCAACGGGTTCTCGGCGATGGAAATCGCCTGTTGGCCAAAATCAAGCGGTGACAAGCGGCGCTATGCGGGGACCTGTCATATCAATGTGGATGGGCTCAGTGCAGCGCAGGGCAAGGACATCAAGGACGGGCTGGAGGCCAAGGGCATCGAGGTTTCCGGCCTTGGGTTCTATCCCAACCCGCTGCACGCGGAGGCGGCGCACCGTGAGGATGTGATTGCCCACCTGAAGAAGGTCATTACCGCGGCTGGTGTCATGGGGGTGCCGGTGGTCAATACGTTTGTGGGCGGGGATCGGACGTTGAACGTCGATGAAAACTGGGCCCGCGCGCAAGAGATCTTTGGCCCCGTTGTGGCGCATGCCAAAGATGCGGGCGTCAAGCTTTGCTTTGAGAATTGTCCAATGATCTTTTCCTATGACGAATGGCCCGGCGGGCATAACATTGCCTATTCGCCCAAGATCTGGCGCCGCATTTTTGAGGAATGGGGCACCGATGTGGGGATGAATTTCGACCCTTCGCATCTGATCTGGCAGTTCATCGACCAGACCAGATTCATCAAAGAGTTTGGCCCCCAGATCGGTCATGTGCACGCCAAAGACCTGATGATTGATCACGATGGTCTTTACGAAAACGGTATCATGTCAGCAGGCATGGGCTGGCAAGTGCCACGCCTTTGCGGGCTGGGGGATGTCAATTGGTCGGATTTCTTTTCCGGCCTTTACCGGGCTGGCTATGACGGCCCGGTCATTATCGAGCATGAAGACAGGCTGTTCGAAGGCACGGACGAAAAGGTCAAGCGCGGCTTTCTATTGGCGCGCGACGTGCTGCAACCGTTCATCAAGTAA